One part of the Sarcophilus harrisii chromosome 5, mSarHar1.11, whole genome shotgun sequence genome encodes these proteins:
- the LOC100932972 gene encoding early activation antigen CD69, protein MQTREELSGKENSPLNMERDIENQTKSSVMATESDGSLQVPIPCAVLSVVIIVTLIIAIISLSVGQYNCPGKYVQENISPLMTSMPLDLPVSTCPDSWIGYQGKCYIFSSTTGSWSTSQNACSSYNSTLAQIDSEEDLIFLKRYAGNVEHWIGLRNKTGQSWQWTDGTEFSGWFTFRGSGNCVSLRNTEVSSVKCQKELHWICSKHTKH, encoded by the exons ATGCAAACAAGAGAGGAActttctggaaaagaaaacagtccCTTGAACATGGAGAGAGATATTGAAA aCCAGACCAAGAGTTCCGTGATGGCCACTGAGTCAGATGGCTCCCTACAAGTCCCTATTCCATGTGCTGTTCTCTCTGTTGTCATTATTGTTACtttaattatagcaataatttcCTTGTCAG TGGGCCAATACAATTGTCCTGGAAAATATGTCCAGGAAAATATATCTCCATTGATGACATCGATGCCCTTAGATCTTCCTGTTTCCACATGCCCAGATTCCTGGATTGGATACCAAGGCAAATGTTACATCTTTTCCAGCACTACAGGGAGTTGGTCCACTAGCCAAAATGCCTGTTCTTCTTATAATTCGACTCTTGCCCAGATTGACTCTGAGGAAGATCTG atttttctcaAACGATATGCGGGTAATGTGGAGCACTGGATTGGACTGAGAAATAAAACAGGCCAGTCATGGCAATGGACAGATGGCACAGAATTTAGTGGCTG GTTCACCTTCAGAGGATCAGGGAACTGTGTCTCCCTGAGAAATACTGAGGTCAGCAGTGTCAAATGCCAGAAGGAGTTACACTGGATCTGTAGCAAACACACCAAACACTGA